DNA from Alternaria dauci strain A2016 chromosome 3, whole genome shotgun sequence:
GGTACGTATCGACAGCTGTTATAGGCCTCCCTCTCGCCTACTATCTGCTACACTTGTACATAGTATGTGCGATTCGGTCAGCGAGCTAGATACATCTCTAGGGTGACTCCGAAGACACATGGGGATTTGGTCAGGTTGTAGCTTTAGTCTAAATTCTCTTATAGTTGAAGGGATGTGCAGAAGATTGCATTAGTAAGACTCTTTTTAAGAACTTGTACATGTACTGATATCGGTAGGATATCGCAAGGACTATGTCGAAGCAGACGCTAGATGGCTTATTGAAAATCCTAAAGACGCACACGCTCAAATGGCTATATGACGGACTGATTGCAAGTGGAAGAGTCCAACTGTAAGACAATAAAACATTATCCCTGgtcgaagaagaagtcgAGTGTCTCGAGGCGAATGGGTCGTGCCAGAAGCCGCTATTATGTTTTGAACGGAGACAGTGCCGAGATGAGGCACAAGGCAAATTAAGGGGTGAATAGAAACTTTGATAGCGCACGTCTAGTCTTGATGGCCAACCGTGGAAATGCTGCTACATTCAACGCTTTACACTGATTTGCCTTTCCTGGTACATTCGTCAGTAGCAATGTGGAAATTTGATGCCCGGGAGAAGTCACAGTTGCTGGCACCGGCTCTGGTAGTCACCCAAAAGGCCGTGACCACATTCAACACCTTTCAAAATCTTGCCAGACTCGGAAATGTAGCCATGGGTAACAGACGGGAAAGAGGCGTCTCGACGCAAGCTCACCCCTGGGTCGAGTTCTGTCTTGGACAGAAATGGTATAAGTACCTGTTGTGGGCATATCAGGGGCTGGTATGCCGATCCAGGGTATCGTTGCGGGAGCTTGGCTGATGTGCCTGTCTAGCGTCGACAACGAGACATGTCAATATCTCACACCGTCTACTCGTGTACCCATGACATGGCTACTGCATTCGACAGATTTTGTGAAATCTACTTGATGTAGCAGTGTCGTGGAGTCGTTCCATGGGAAACAGGTCGGCGACATGACAGCGATATGCGTCATGCCGCTGTCGTACCGTGGAATTGTTGAAATCGAGGCTGCAATGGCTCGTCTTCATACCGGGGTTTTTCTGCTGGAATCAACGTCTTGTTGGAGAAGTTACTCTTTGCGGCCTGTTAGCATCCACGCAAATCAAACCTACTTGCAGCCGAGTCAGTCATACAGTCGACGAGCGATGTTCTTGTATCGTGGTTCCGCGGACTGTAGAGAAGAATGGATCGCATCGGTCCTTTTAGCGACCGCGAAAAGTCCGCCGTAATCCACAGTTTTTCATTCAAACTGCCATGACAGGAAGTCGCCACAACAAAAGGTGTGTAGTACAGGGTCGGTATAGGAGTCGGTGGAGTTGCCCAAGTGTCGAAGGATGCGGATCGCCACTGTGGCGGTCGCTATCCGTGGCTCAGAAGGCGCCGGAACGTCAAAACGGTCCTCTGTAATTTCCATAGATTTCTGCCATGATCAACAGTTGCATTCGATACTTTCTCAACCGGGAAGGCATGTGCTTGGCTTGATGATACGCTGCAACTTGGGTGAGCTGGTGGCCTAAACAGACGCCAACGCTTGTAAAGTCCAAGGTGAGGAAAAGCCCGCCGTGTAGAGAACAGAAACACCGGCGGGATGCCGTACCGCTGCGTTGATCTCGGACAAGACAAAACAAAGCAAACATTAAATGGAAATGTGCATGAGGTTAAACAGCTACAATTTGCTTTATGGCGCAGGCGTGACGGTTGTGGTGGCCGTATTGAGACAGGTACCATTGCCCAGGTGCCGTTCCAGCTCTTCCGGGTGGACTGACGATAGCGTGGAGGTATCGGGCCTAGAGGGGACCAGTACCAGGCATCGGGGATGGCAAAGGCAGACGGCGTGGGCGTGCCGATGTAGTGTTTCCACCTTGCGACGCAGTGATTGTGAAAGCAACCGAGTTGGTCGTGGTGGTGTCGCGTGCCTATTCCGGAAATGCTTGCGGGTGCGGGATGGATCGTCTTGAGGTTCGCAAGGCCAGACGAAAGCGACAGAGAGCCAATCTGGACCGGAAGTAGGGACAGCCGCGGGAAGAGAAGCAGCAGGCAGGATTTCCAAGGTTCTCTCGTGGCGACTGTGGCGTTTCGGGAGCATGTGAGCAACTGAGCCACAGAAACGTGGTCAAGAAGAGCACAGTGCGAGCAGCGCCTGAGGGCCTCTGAGCGACCCGGAACGAAGCATCCCCTCTCCCACCTCTCCCTAGGGTGCACACGATGACCCAATGAGTCTCTTCTCGTCGTTTATTATTGACCCCGTTGTGCGCCATGCACGGCGGTTCTCAGGTGTTGGCGACGGGAATCGTGACGGAGCTCGGTCTCTGGCATGTGATAATCACGACTCTGCCTCTGCCTCTGCATCTGCACCTGTCCCACGGCCGGCTCACGAAACGCACACGGACACGGACTCGGCGGGCGCACATGATAGACCCACTGCCCTGAGCGACCGAGTCGGACGCTACTCGTCCTTTTCGCAGCGGCCTCGCAGTGCCGCtgttgacgaggaggagcagAGGCATGACGATCTGCCAATAGACACCCCCGTCGACATGTCCGCGAATCCATCTCACGCCCTCGCAGATCAGTTCCGGCACCTCCACGCAGACCCGTCACGCTCGTCTGCGCCATCGCCCACGTCGGCCCAACCCCCAGCCAGCACGCGTAGCCAGAATGCGAGCGCCATGTCCGAGTTGCTCCCCGCAGACGATGGCATGGCCCATCTCCGCATGCGCATCCACGACATCAGGGCCCTGAGCATATCCGACCAGGAGCGCGCCCGCATGATCCACAACCTGATGACGGAGAAGTACAACCACATGCGGCCCACGTCGCCAGCGAGCTTCGCATCACACGACCGCCCTTTTACCCCGACGTCGGGACAGTCCCTCTTCTCCGACGTCCACGCATCCTCGCCCTACTCGTCTTCGTCCGCAGCCGACGTCGCTCCCGACATCCCGTACAATCTTCGAGAGGGCGATACGAATCCGACGTATCGGCCGCATCACGACCACAGCGCTGCAGAGCATggcgaagacgaggacgaggacaGCGCCGAGGGAGAGCTCGTGCTTGGTTGCCAGCATTACAAGCGCAACGTCAAGGTACAATGCTTCGAGTGTCGCCGCTGGTACACGTGTCGGCACTGTCACGATGCCGTTGAAGACCACAACCTGAACAGGAAGATGACTCAGAATATGCTGTGTATGGCGTGCGGTACGCCTCAGCCAGCGGCCCATGTTTGCAACAACTGTGAGACTGAGGCTGCGTGTTACTACTGTGATATCTGCAAGCTCTGGGACAACAAtagcaagaagaagatttACCACTGTCCAGACTGCGGCATCTGCCGGCGAGGAGAAGGCCTGGGCAAGGACTTCTATCACTGCAAGGTATGAACATAGGTTCGCCATCATCTAGCCAGTACTAACCATGGGTAGAGCTGCAACGTCTGCATATCCATCTCTCACGCCACCTCGCACAAATGCCTCCCGCGGGCTACCGAGGGGGACTGTCCAATTTGCGGTGACCATCTCTTCACTTCGTCCACTGCTGTTGTCTCCATGCCTTGCGGGCATTACCTGCACAAAGGTTGCTACAATCTTTACATGCAGACTGCGTACAAGTGCCCAATCTGCAAGAAGAGCGCTGTGTGTATGGATCTGCAGTGGCAGAAGTTGACTCAAGCCATTGAGGGTCAGCCGATGCCAGAACAATTTGCAAACACCCGAGCAGTCGTCCAGTGCAACGATTGTTCAGCGAAATCCTCCGTCAAATATCACTGGCTTGGAAACCAATGTGGTACATGCGATTCTTACAACACGAACGAACTTCGCATATTGAATGGGCCAGAAAGTGAAGAAGCTGCCAACGCAATACTGGATGCCGACTTGGATTCGGGCTCGAGATCGCCCGCGAGCGTCAGTTCGCCCTCCTCTCAAGCACCACTTCGTTCGCCCCGATATTATTTTCAACCAGATGAGCCAGAAGAGACATGGCTACCAGGTCAGCTGCCCTCTTTCCCTTTCCAGATGCCACAGTTTCCTGGCAGACCACGCATGCCTCAGATGCCTCAGATGCCGCAGTTTCCATCTTTACCGCAGTTTCCACCGCTGCCCAATTTTCCACAGATACCACAATTTCCACAAATGCCTCAGATGCCTCAAATGCCTGATGCTGCACAGCAAATGCTTGAACGTGTGCGTCGATCATTCGATGCCTATCTCAATCCAACAGGCGATGTTCGAGCAGAAGACGTACCATTCATCGATCTCGGCAGCGACGACCGTACTGAGCGGCCGGCTACAGATGGCACAACGGTCAAGGAACCGTCACTACCGCAGTACGTCTTGGAACGCTTCACGCAGTCTCTCGTCCGCTTCAGGAACGACCTGAACCCGGCTTTGTTCGAGGATATTCCAACACTGGATCTCTCAGAGGATCGCGATCCTGAAGGATTGCAGTTTTGGGGCGAAGATGGTGGACGGCTGAATCGCTTCGTTGCAggcgacgaagacgatgaagaagacgaaaGTAGCAGTGACGAAAGCGAACGCCatgatgacgaagacgaagaagatgattATGTTGATGTCAATGTTAAAAAGCGCGGCAAAGAGTTTGATTTGCCAGGGCACGTGTAAGATGGTATTGAGGGCGTTATGGGAAGGCCAGGGCGGATGTGTTACGAATACCGCTTGGGCATCCTTTGGACCGCGACCTAAAAGTTACGAAGAGCCTATGTAGAAAATCCACGCACACCCAGATACAAACGCACCACCGTCAAGTTTGAGCTCATGTTGTTGCTGCACAACGTTGGAAGCACCCAAGTGCGTTCTCACGTGTACATGTGGCCCGTGCACAGCGCGCTAAGCAAGCGGCCACACGAGGCGCATCGATTTTCGACCATCGCGATTTTCCCAAGCTCAACCTCATCTTCGACTAACCCCCGCAGCGAGAACCTCTTTCAGTATGTATTGCGCTTCGTGTCTTTTTTCGAATACAGCTGCTTTGCGCAGCTTCCTCAATCTCCTCTTCCAGTTATCTGGTGCTGTAACGGACTTCTGCTAACATAATATCCTCTTCAGAAATGGCCCCAAGCACCAAGTCCAAGTCTGCTGGCAAGACCGGCCGCAGCGCCATCGCCGATGTCGTCGCCCGCGAATACACCATCCACCTACACAAGCGCGTATGTTGATTCAGTTTTGTGAAGTCCACAGATGGTCTCGCAGAACCTTGGGTGAATGCTCGACCAGGCCGATCACACTGGCTTGAGCGCTCACCCTCGGCGATGCAGGCATCGGGCGGAAGACTGAAAAGAACATAAGGCTAATACATCGGGTACAGGTTCACGGTGTCAGCTTCAAGAAGAGGGCTCCCAGGGCTGTCAAGGAGATTCGCGCTTTCGCCAAGCAGGCCATGGTATGTGGGCATCCAAGATTCAATCACCCTTGGCTAGTGCGCTGTATGCGAGTGCTGCCATGGCGTGGTCGATTATACGAGCTCAAGGCTAACTCTTTCATTGCAGGGCACCAACGATGTCCGTCTAGACCCCCAGCTTAACAAGAAGGTCTGGGAGTCTGGTATCAAGGGCGTTCCTTTCCGCCTCCGCGTCCGTATCTCGCGCAAGCGTAACGACGAGGAGGGCGCCAAGGAAAAGCTCTACTCCTACGTCCAGGCCGTCAACGTCAAGGACCCCAAGGGTCTGCACACCCAGATCGTTGAGGATGCTTAGAGTACTCGCAGGGACAAGGGGAAAGGATAATGTGCATATCAAAAGCATGGCGTTCCGGCGGGTTGTGCTGAGTAGCTACTACGGATATCTAGAGCGAAAGGCTGGTGAAATGATACCTCAATGACAGATCATGCCCCGCCACGTTTGATGGACTTGAAGATTTTGAATCGCTCCACCTCTTTCGTTGCCAGTTCTAGTGATGCACGCAGTACGCATTGGTCGTGGCGAATAACACCCTGAAGTTTCACCGGAACTAACAAGCATGGTGGAAATTGTTGATTGTGTCAGCTATAAAAGAGCATTTCAATCTAGCTGGACGATTTTACAGCAAACTAGCAAAACGATGTTCGGCTCTTCGCGCTTCTCTCCAGATCCCCTTGCATAAGCAGCATTTGGTACTAAGTTCGTAACTCGGCCCTGGGGGGAGCCGAACATCGTTGCTTGCCTAAGCCTTGGAATCTGTTCGGCACGCCAGTCGCTCCACTGCATACATGATACAAGGCAAAAGAGAGTATATAGAGGGACTTCCAGCATTCAGAATACATTCACTCCATTGTCATTACTATCAAGCCATCCCTCTCATCAACCTACCCTGACGTCAGACAGCCATCTTACCCCACGCCTGCAGAATAACAGCCACTAGCTTCCACATCTCAGCCTCTACTGCTTAAACCATCCTACAACACAAACAAATCGCATCCCATTGGATTCTTGTAAACATGGTAAACTTATACATTGCATACACCTCCCGCATCAACCCCGCCGGCGCAACACCAGTGCTCAACGAAGCACAGGTCTGGGCTGGCTTGCAGCGGAAGATACGTTTTGCCCAAGAATTTGTCCCAGTGATTGAGAGTTGCGAGGTACTCGAAGAGAAAGATGGGGTGGTAACTAGGGACGTCATATTCAAGAAGGGAACGGGTCCCAAGGATCAGGCCAAGGAAGTCGTCAGAAGCTACTGGCCGAGTTGGGTGAGTGGAACTTATTCGCAGGGTCGACATCTGAAGCACGATGAAACGTTTACAACCACCCAGTTCAATAAAGGACATCTGCTGAGGATACCTACAGGTCGACTTCGAGCAAGAAGACGGAAGCCACGTCCGCAACATCATCTCTGATGGCCCATCTGGTGAGATTGAAGACTTGAACATGACTTATGCTTTCGAGTGGAACATACCGAATGTGCAGGAGGGAACTCCAGATGCAGACAAGGAGTTGCAAAGAGTCAAGGGTGTACGTACTCCTGCTCAATGTCCTTGTCCTATTGGGATGGCGGATGCGAGTAACGCTGCTTTTGTGTTGGATGCTAATGGGATTGACAGATGGCAAAGAAGGCAGTTGAGAGCAGTATCGACGCAATTCGCGAGATGGTCAAAGATGGCAGGATCAAGGCATGAAGGCTATTGACAGTATTGAGGGAGGGGTTGTGTTCATGGACTATTATCAGCCAACACTAGATAACGAACGAAATCGTTGTATAACAGCAGTGTCCCTTACATTGAGTCTTGCACACTTAGCCTCCACGATGCAGAGCCTTTGAGACAAGCTGTTGTGCTGAACCATACATCAACATGTCAGGTCTGTTGCTGCTGGTTCTAAACGTGCGCAACACTGGCCGGAAACCTGGCACTATACAACCTTGGAAGCGTCTAGGAACGTCTCCGACAATGCCCCTGTTCTTACAGCACCATAAATAGCAGATTGTAGATGAAAAGAATGTAGAGCTGTATCGAGCCGTACTGGAGGAAGATGCAGGGTAGCAGTCGATCGAAGGTGGAGCACTTAGCGCTAGTGCTTGTCTCTCGGCACGGGTAGACTGGTTCCAGTTGACAAACGCGACTTCACCGCGAAACCCGTGCCTCTTGAAGCATCCACCACTGCGAGCAGCTAAAAAGACAGTCTTGATCACGGCCGAGCGATCCCCAGCTACAACCACCCTCCGCAAGAGCTTGACGAGCGTGCCCGCACACACTCTCCGCCGCCCAAGTGCCCCACCTTTGTCTGTACACAACTTCTGCAAGGCAGCGGACCTTTGCGCGCTCGCCCTCCGCCCACGCCCAACGCCCAACGCGCCAACACGCAGACTGCTTGAGAAGCTGAGCCGACgcttgagcttcttggggaAACAGAATATACTTCAAGGCTGATTGGGAGCTTTTCCCGCCGCGCTGCAGCCCGCCATGTCTCTGTCAATCGAAGAGCTCGACGCCACAGTGCGCACCTTCTACGAGGGTCGCGGCGACACAGTATGTTTCCATGCGGAGCCCGAGTGTGGGATACGACGAGGACGTGGCTGACATTTCATCTTCTGCAGCAAAAGCAAGCCCAGGCTACGCTGAACCAGGTAGGCATCTCCGCTGACCATGTTTACATACGCATCCCACTGACACTTGCGTAGTTCAAAGAAAACCCCGACGCATGGCTCCTCGTCGACAAGATTCTATCCGATGCGCAATACCCGCAGACCAAGTGTGAGCTGAGCGACGCGCTAAAAGGCTCGTGGCCATCGTGCTAATTATCGGCAGATCTCGGACTACAGGTTCTCGACAATGTTATCATGACGAGGTGGAAGGTACTGCCTCGCGACCAGTGTCAAGGTAGGCCACGTCGCGCTGGTTGTCCGAGTGCTGCTGACCGAGATAGGCATCCGAAACTTCATCGTCAACTTCATCATCCAGCTGTCCAACAACGACGAGAGCCGCCGCACCGAGCGTACCCTCCTAAACAAGCTCaacctcgtcctcgtctCCGTCCTGAAGCAGGAGTGGCCCCACAACTGGCCGACTTTCATCAACGAGATCATATCGTCGTGCCACAGCAGTTTGGGGATATGCGAGAACAACATGGTCATCCTGCGACTCTTGTCTGAGGAGGTCTTCGACTACTCAGAGGAGCAGATGACTTCGGCTAAGCGAAAGGAACTCAAGCAAAGCATGTGCGACGAGTTCACGGCCATCTACCAGCTCTGCTCAGAGGTTCTGCGCACAGCCACTGAGGCTGCTCTAATCAAGGCGACCCTGGAAACCTTGCTGCGCTTTCTCAACTGGATCCCTCTCGGATACATCTTTGAGACACCGCCGAGTGGCCAGAGTCTTATCGAAACCCTGCGAAGTCGATTCCTTGAGGTTCCTGATTTCCGCAATATTACCCTCAAGTGCTTGACCGAGATCGCCGGCCTGCACACCGAACCTGCATACGACGACAAGCTCGTCCAAATGTTCACCGAGACACTGACGGCCATCTCCAAAATCATTCCTCTCTCATTGGATTTGAAGAGCACATATTCGTCCAGCAATGGCCGGGACCAGGAGTTCGTCCTGAACCTCGCGCTCTTCCTGACAAACTTCTTCACCATGCACCTGAACGTCATTGAGAATCTTATGAACAGGGACTTCCTTACGCATGGCCACTTCTACCTTATCCGCATAAGCCAGATCGACGACCGTGAGGTCTTCAAGATCTGCCTGGAATACTGGACCAAGCTCGTCTCAGAGCTGTACGACGAGATGCAGGCGCTCCCAATAACCGACATGAACCCTCTGCTAAACATGGGTATTCCCGGCAACGGAGCTCGCGAGCTGGCCAACTATCCTCTACGAAAGAACAAGTACACCGAGATTCTTTCAAACCTTCGAACAGTCATGATCGAGAAGATGGTCAGGCCCGAGGAAGTCCTCATTGTCGAGAACGACGAGGGCGAGATTGTACGTGAATTCGTAAAGGAGAGCGACACAATTCAACTGTACAAGTCTACTCGAGAATGTCTCGTCTTCCTTACTCACTTGGATGTTAATGACACCGAGCAAATCATGTCGGAGAAGCTGGCTCGCCAGGTCGATGGTTCAGAGTGGTCATGGGCCAACTGCAATACCCTCTGCTGGGCTATCGGTTCCATCTCTGGCGCTATGAATGAGGAGACAGAGAAGCGCTTCTTGGTCACTGTGATCAAGGACTTGCTTGGATTGACCGAAATGAAGCGAGGAAAGGATAACAAAGCTGTCGTGGCCAGTAACATCATGTATATTGTCGGTCAATATCCTCGATTCCTCAAGGCCCACTGGAAGTTCCTCAAGACCGTTGTCAACAAGCTATTCGAATTCATGCACGAGACCCACGAGGGTGTGCAAGACATGGCTTGCGATACGTTTATCAAGATTGCAAACAAGTGCCGACGACACTTTGTTGCTCTTCAGCCTGGAGAAACCGAGCCATTCATTGACGAGATCGTTCGTAACTTGAGGAAGATTACCGCGGATCTCTCGCCTCAACAAGTTCACACTTTCTACGAGGCCTGCGGTTACATGATCAGCGCGCAAGGACAAAAGAGCATGCAG
Protein-coding regions in this window:
- a CDS encoding 60S ribosomal protein eL31 → MAPSTKSKSAGKTGRSAIADVVAREYTIHLHKRVHGVSFKKRAPRAVKEIRAFAKQAMGTNDVRLDPQLNKKVWESGIKGVPFRLRVRISRKRNDEEGAKEKLYSYVQAVNVKDPKGLHTQIVEDA